Below is a window of candidate division KSB1 bacterium DNA.
CGCTGTTCATTGGAAGCACCATTTCCATTTCACAAACTTCAGCGAGCTCCTTATAATAATAGCCAAGTTCACAGTTCCTGAATGCCCTGGATGTTAACGCTACTTTTTGCGCTTGGGTGATTAAAGCATTGACGATTCGAGGATGGCAATGGCCCTGGTTCACCGCCGAATAAGCGCTCAAAAAATCCAAATATTTTCTACCCTCAACATCGTAAACCCAGATCCCTTGGGCTCTTTCGATTACGATATCGAGTGGGTGATAATTATGCGCCCCGTATTTTTCTTCAATTTCAATATAATCCTGTGTGGTTTTTCTGCTTGTTTTTGTTGCTTCTAAAACATCACTAATTGCCATTTTTTTTCCATTGTTTTTTCTGGTAGAGAAATTAATCAATTCTTTAAAAAAAGACAAGTCTCATTTGATTATATTATTCGGCCAATTTATTTTTTGTCTTGACTTTTGTTCTGGTTTGATTTTTAAACTTCTGCTGTTTATATTGTGCAAAACCAGGAGTTTCCATGTATTCATTAACATTGTATTTGCCGGGCGGAAAACTTGATTTGGAATTAAACGACACCGAGACAGCCAAGTTGGTGTACCAAGGTAGTCCTTATCAAGCCTTGGCCCAGCTATATGGCGAGGAAGTTTATTTTTCAATCCCGATTAGGCTTGAACAAGAAACACCGGTTGCAACCGTAGAAATCGGAGATATTGCCTATTGGCCGCCAGGACAGTCAATTTGCTTGTTTTTCGGTCCGACGCCGGATAGCACAGGTGACCTAATCAAGCCGGCTTCTGATGTTACCATTATCGGTAAAATGAAAGGTGATCTATCACTCTTGCAAGAAGTACAAGCTGGTGATATCGTTACTGTTCAATTTTGATTAAATAAAAAAAAGGGTTAAAATGAGTACTGAAATGTCGGTCGGGTTTTTGGGATTAGGCGTCATGGGTAAACCAATGGCCCTAAATATTTTGAAGCACAACTTCCCATTATCGGTTTATAACCGGACAGCTGCTAAAATGCAACCACTTTCCGAAGCTGGCGCTTTTGCATGCAATACAATTACGGAATTGGCCGAGCGATCAGATGTGATAATTACGATGTTGCCGGATTCACCGGAATCTGAAGAAGTGATAATCTGCGAATCGGGATTAATCAACTTTCTCAGGCCCGGAATGACCATCATTGATATGAGTTCCATTGCTCCTATGGTTTCGAAAAAGTTAGCAAGCGAATTGAAGTTAAAAGAGGTTGAATTCCTCGATGCACCAGTGAGTGGGGGAGAAGTTGGCGCGATCGAAGGGTCCCTGGCCATCATGGTTGGTGGTGATGAGTTTGTATTCAAAAAGCAATTATTGCTTTTGAAAACTATGGGAAAGTCTGTTGTTTATGTGGGACCAGTTGGTTCGGGTGGCTTTACAAAGCTAGTCAATCAAATGATCGTGGCGATCAATATTGCAGCAATGGGAGAAGCGTTTGCTTTCGCTGAAAAAGCAGGATTGAATATACAGACAGTATTCGAAGCAATCAAAGGTGGGCTGGCGGGCAGCGCTGTGCTCGACAGCAAATTTCCGAAAATCGCTAATCAGGATTTCAGGCCTGGGTTTCGATTGAGCCTGCATCGCAAAGATTTAAAAAATGTACTTGCCACAGCCAGGCAAATAGGCTATGATCCAAAGTTAACCCAAAAAGTTCAGGAAGCTATCGTGCAGCTTTGTGAAACCGGAAAGGAAGATTTGGATCATAGTGCTATGGTGCAATATTTTAAAGAAGATGCATAACGATTACCCGTATTAGTGTACAACATGTTTTTTTGATATATATCGTTGCTGAAAGGAAAAAAACTTGCCTACTTTGGGAATTTATTTATAATTAGCACTGGAAATCAAAAGAAAATTTACCATTTAGATGTTAAGCCACCGTAGCTCAGCTGGTAGAGCAGCTGATTCGTAATCAGCAGGTAACCGGTTCGAATCCGGTCGGTGGCTCTAATAAAAACAATAACTTAAGCCTGATTTATTCAGGCTTTTGTTTTTGGTTTAAAAAAATGTTACCAAAACGTTACCACTTTTTCATAAAAACCCTTGATTGAATACTCTTGACTCTGTAGGATAGAGCAACGGACTTAGTTATAGTTAGCCAATGTTGGATATAGTAGGTCACACCAAGAATTGCCACCCTATTGCCACCTGAAAAAAAGAATTACTTTCTGAGGAATCGCAACCCCACGCCCCAAATAATAATGATGGATGTCAAGATAATTTTCTGTAACAATTTATACCATCTCAGATATGAGCATAATAGCTCATCAACCGCCAAGATTATAGCATTAAATAAGCCGTGATAAGGGCAAGTCAATTGAAAGCTCCAATACAATACCACTGTTAGGCTCCAGCATATCTTTGGGGGGATAACCACACAAGTAAAGCTCCCGATATAACCCCCGCCTTGAGAATATCCCCAAAATTCCCGGGAACACCCGGGAGGTTTAGAAGAACATGAACGAAATTTGGATTTGCTGAAGAGTTTGATGGAACTGAAATAACATTATTTAAGTTTTAATGT
It encodes the following:
- a CDS encoding NAD-binding protein, which produces MSVGFLGLGVMGKPMALNILKHNFPLSVYNRTAAKMQPLSEAGAFACNTITELAERSDVIITMLPDSPESEEVIICESGLINFLRPGMTIIDMSSIAPMVSKKLASELKLKEVEFLDAPVSGGEVGAIEGSLAIMVGGDEFVFKKQLLLLKTMGKSVVYVGPVGSGGFTKLVNQMIVAINIAAMGEAFAFAEKAGLNIQTVFEAIKGGLAGSAVLDSKFPKIANQDFRPGFRLSLHRKDLKNVLATARQIGYDPKLTQKVQEAIVQLCETGKEDLDHSAMVQYFKEDA